One stretch of Roseimicrobium sp. ORNL1 DNA includes these proteins:
- a CDS encoding carboxymuconolactone decarboxylase family protein produces MSTDPATPSSPRLNYREASPAAFTAMLALETAVRKTGLDPVLLDLVKLRASQINGCAFCIDMHVSDAKKKGENDRRLHLLPVWREVPHFFTPREQAALAWTESLTLISESHVPDEVYALASKEFSETELTNLTLAVVAINGWNRFSITFRAMPEPLEKQS; encoded by the coding sequence ATGTCCACAGATCCTGCAACGCCTTCATCCCCACGCCTCAACTACCGCGAGGCCAGCCCCGCAGCATTCACGGCCATGCTCGCCTTGGAAACCGCCGTGCGGAAGACCGGACTGGACCCTGTGCTGCTGGACCTCGTGAAGCTCCGCGCCTCCCAAATCAATGGCTGCGCCTTCTGCATCGACATGCACGTTAGTGATGCCAAAAAGAAGGGCGAAAACGACCGGCGACTCCATCTACTCCCCGTCTGGCGTGAAGTGCCCCATTTCTTCACTCCTCGCGAGCAGGCGGCACTGGCCTGGACGGAATCCCTGACTCTCATCTCGGAATCCCATGTACCGGACGAAGTCTATGCCTTGGCCAGCAAGGAGTTCTCCGAGACCGAACTGACCAACCTCACCCTGGCTGTGGTGGCCATCAATGGGTGGAACCGTTTCTCCATCACCTTCCGCGCGATGCCGGAGCCTCTTGAGAAGCAATCCTGA
- a CDS encoding Tm-1-like ATP-binding domain-containing protein, which translates to MPTIAVLGTFDTKGAEHAFIAEAIRARGHETLLIHVGCLEEPTITPDVPVEQVAAAGGEDWQAVFAKKDRGESVALMARAVAKYTAKLEEEEKIHGIISLGGGGGTAIATAAMRALPIGFPKLMVSTLASGNTAPYVGTKDIVMMPAIVDVSGINRISRTIFENAAGAICGMVEAAVTRETRPAEDKPLIVASMFGNTTACVDKAKTLLEQSGYEVLVFHATGTGGRTMESLIESGMVAGVLDITTTEWADELAGGILGAGPARLEAAGRADVSAIVTPGCLDMVNFGEPHTVPAKYAGRNFYHHNPQVTLMRTNAEECEELGRILAEKVNAYTAPVTVLLPKKAISIISAEGKAFHDPAADEALFSSIKKHLRPGIPLMEFDLEINDPAFAAACATALLENIAAHHAP; encoded by the coding sequence ATGCCTACCATCGCTGTACTGGGAACCTTTGATACCAAGGGCGCTGAGCACGCCTTCATCGCTGAAGCCATCCGTGCCCGCGGGCATGAGACGCTTCTCATCCACGTAGGCTGCCTGGAAGAGCCTACCATCACGCCGGACGTTCCCGTTGAGCAGGTGGCTGCCGCAGGTGGTGAGGACTGGCAGGCCGTCTTTGCAAAGAAGGACCGCGGCGAATCTGTGGCCCTGATGGCTCGCGCTGTCGCGAAATACACGGCGAAGCTGGAGGAAGAGGAAAAGATCCACGGCATCATTTCACTCGGTGGTGGTGGCGGTACGGCGATTGCCACGGCTGCGATGCGGGCTCTGCCGATTGGCTTCCCCAAGCTCATGGTATCCACGCTCGCGAGCGGAAACACCGCACCCTATGTCGGCACCAAGGACATCGTCATGATGCCAGCCATCGTGGATGTCTCTGGCATCAACCGCATCTCCCGCACCATCTTTGAGAACGCCGCGGGAGCCATCTGTGGCATGGTGGAGGCGGCCGTGACACGTGAAACGCGGCCTGCGGAGGACAAGCCGCTGATCGTGGCCAGCATGTTCGGCAATACCACCGCCTGTGTGGACAAGGCGAAGACACTGCTGGAGCAATCCGGCTATGAGGTGTTGGTATTCCATGCCACCGGCACCGGCGGACGCACCATGGAGAGCCTCATCGAAAGCGGCATGGTCGCCGGGGTGCTGGATATCACGACGACGGAATGGGCGGATGAACTGGCGGGCGGCATCCTCGGTGCGGGACCTGCGCGATTGGAAGCGGCGGGTCGTGCGGACGTGTCTGCCATCGTCACACCGGGATGCTTGGACATGGTGAATTTCGGTGAGCCCCACACCGTGCCGGCGAAGTATGCAGGCCGCAATTTTTACCACCACAACCCACAAGTCACCCTCATGCGCACGAATGCGGAAGAGTGTGAGGAGTTGGGCCGCATCCTCGCGGAGAAGGTGAATGCGTATACAGCGCCTGTCACGGTGCTGCTTCCAAAGAAAGCCATCAGCATCATCAGCGCAGAAGGGAAGGCTTTTCATGATCCCGCTGCAGACGAGGCCCTCTTCTCTTCCATCAAGAAACACCTGCGTCCCGGCATCCCGCTGATGGAGTTCGATCTCGAAATCAACGATCCCGCCTTCGCTGCCGCCTGCGCCACCGCATTGCTCGAAAACATCGCCGCTCATCACGCTCCCTGA
- a CDS encoding PVC-type heme-binding CxxCH protein: MKKHSLTRRLLTMLVAFIATAPALPAQSTGAVSLFDGKSLDQFEGDSKIWRVEDGLLTGGSLTEQITRNHFLATKESYHNFVLKLKLKITGTGFVNSGVQIRSLRVPNNTEMSGYQVDAGAGWWGKLYDESRRNKVIGEATDLAAVNASIKADDWNEYQIRAEGPRIQSWVNGVPALDYTEQDTNIAQDGHIAIQVHSGGKVVVQVKDITIEELPPTPNAPTWDKVGHPGEKKQAAAAPAAAAAGAMKMGNAPGSAAKTPEQERASFKVPDGFTVELVAEEEEGIGKFIAVAWDHAGRMWTMTALDYPVDANENKAEAESLYAKGGRDKILIYDQPYGPGPHKSRVFADGLAIPLGILPAKDGCYAQYGHDIRLYKDTNGDGKADKHDVVLTGFGIDDSHLFPHQFTQGPGNWIYLAQGAFNHGDVKRPDGKPLATGSMFSITPQPSTPFHFCKLARMRPDGSDFQLLSSGPNNIWGLVLDRAGSWFIQEANDMGYPVVPFMPGTHVPGVGNEKLKPYAPVRPPSLSPPQMGGTGLSGLALKEDGDWPETFTGKGDTRIFYIANPITSSVQAVQMKHDGNGYTFEKKADFLTSTDPWFRPIAIAFGPDGCLYVTDWYNRIISHNEVPRAHPDRDKTRGRIWRIRHKDQSKPDVPDMTKVATDDLLLYLETTSQWAQRAATEQLIQRGAKDLAPTLLTLATDENKDAATHVNALWVCEGLGIYDEATMVKLLASQDRNERRESARALASFNLSGEVLAKLFTPLRDEKDSDVRSAIIQTLATVKESSPVLVEALVHFFAPSLLAGSDKMQAYEREFERYLARAALENHGAALASFLRSKAARALPVENRISACLALPKGEPPYALIEALRDASRALSDEEVVALLTPPVPLKSGDVSSGRYLQMIPSGWLDEAAGFINRPENRLRVLEAAVRQRDRLDGGYTTVMLNNIDLDEALHDRASKQYNPLTVSLTAAFPVKGLEHAVADIALASNTPQDVRLLAIDTLPKLSAKETVRLEPLATDESTPPGLRGAAIAALASGKPEVASTQFGSIWPKLNPLERNTLATKLASSKASGKVLLGAVTTGTLKDADLDASLLERLHSLFPEDPAMKSLWDRVAKKFVRVLKMNGNKDGYVDSNITLRGPFTVESWVRLDDGIDNGDGLISNGKTFGPNFFAKKFRVYVGGDLHDVAVATKDMVPGAWTHVAFTRDDKGVFRIYLNGELDATGNKTTTASFEGCDIGRSPVGNKGTAGEFAEYRVWNVCRTPEEIRSSFDRTFAGEAKPEHLMVYHSPMSDWQGITKQATVVPLLNGPHLLSATEAKAQAEKLAKYKVIAAKSGDAKAGQITFTSICMSCHTVAGKGANLAPALDGSAHRDLDGLLRALLTPNAAVEGGYRAFRVETKDGRLVEGFLASRDKDGLTLRMMGGIDQRINMADVAKADFTERSLMIEGLMDALSEQQIADLFSYIRTLK; the protein is encoded by the coding sequence ATGAAAAAGCACTCACTCACCCGCCGGCTGCTCACGATGCTAGTGGCCTTCATTGCCACCGCTCCGGCACTGCCTGCCCAATCGACCGGAGCGGTCTCGCTGTTCGATGGCAAGTCGCTGGATCAGTTCGAGGGCGACTCGAAGATCTGGCGTGTGGAGGATGGTCTCCTCACCGGCGGCTCTCTCACGGAGCAGATCACCAGGAACCACTTCTTGGCCACGAAGGAGTCATATCACAACTTCGTGCTGAAGCTGAAGCTCAAGATTACGGGCACGGGCTTTGTGAACAGTGGTGTGCAGATTCGTTCGCTGCGTGTGCCCAACAACACCGAGATGAGTGGTTACCAGGTGGACGCAGGCGCCGGTTGGTGGGGCAAGCTCTATGACGAGTCCCGTCGCAACAAGGTCATCGGTGAAGCGACGGATCTCGCGGCGGTGAATGCCTCCATCAAGGCGGATGACTGGAACGAATATCAAATCCGCGCCGAGGGACCTCGTATCCAGTCGTGGGTGAATGGCGTGCCCGCGCTCGACTACACCGAGCAAGACACCAACATCGCGCAAGATGGTCACATCGCCATCCAGGTGCACTCCGGTGGCAAGGTCGTGGTGCAGGTAAAGGACATCACCATCGAAGAATTGCCTCCCACACCCAATGCTCCCACGTGGGACAAGGTCGGACATCCCGGTGAGAAGAAGCAGGCGGCCGCGGCTCCCGCTGCGGCTGCGGCTGGCGCTATGAAGATGGGCAATGCTCCCGGTTCGGCAGCGAAGACACCCGAGCAGGAACGCGCCAGCTTCAAGGTGCCGGATGGATTCACCGTGGAACTCGTTGCGGAGGAGGAGGAGGGCATTGGCAAGTTCATCGCCGTGGCCTGGGATCACGCGGGCCGCATGTGGACCATGACCGCACTCGACTACCCGGTCGATGCCAACGAGAACAAAGCCGAGGCGGAGTCTCTGTATGCCAAGGGCGGACGGGACAAGATTCTTATCTACGATCAGCCTTATGGCCCGGGTCCCCACAAATCGCGTGTGTTCGCCGATGGCCTGGCCATTCCCCTGGGCATCCTGCCGGCGAAGGACGGCTGCTATGCTCAGTATGGTCACGACATCCGACTCTACAAGGACACGAATGGCGATGGCAAAGCTGACAAGCATGACGTCGTGCTCACCGGATTCGGCATTGATGACTCGCACCTCTTTCCCCATCAGTTCACCCAGGGACCGGGGAACTGGATCTACCTCGCACAGGGCGCCTTCAACCACGGTGATGTGAAGCGGCCGGATGGCAAGCCACTCGCCACCGGCAGCATGTTCTCCATCACCCCGCAGCCGAGCACGCCCTTCCATTTCTGCAAACTGGCCCGCATGCGCCCTGATGGCAGCGATTTCCAACTGCTCTCCAGCGGTCCCAATAACATCTGGGGCCTCGTGCTGGATCGCGCCGGCAGTTGGTTCATCCAGGAAGCGAATGACATGGGCTATCCCGTGGTGCCCTTCATGCCCGGCACGCATGTCCCCGGTGTGGGTAATGAAAAGCTCAAGCCCTACGCGCCTGTGCGTCCACCCTCGCTGAGCCCTCCGCAGATGGGCGGCACCGGATTGTCCGGCCTCGCCTTAAAGGAAGACGGTGACTGGCCCGAGACCTTTACCGGAAAAGGTGACACACGCATCTTCTACATTGCCAATCCCATCACCAGCAGTGTTCAGGCGGTGCAGATGAAGCATGATGGGAACGGATACACCTTTGAGAAGAAAGCGGACTTCCTGACCTCCACGGATCCGTGGTTCCGGCCCATCGCCATCGCCTTCGGACCGGATGGCTGCTTGTATGTCACGGACTGGTACAATCGCATCATCAGTCACAACGAAGTGCCACGCGCGCACCCGGACCGCGACAAGACCCGCGGACGCATCTGGCGCATCCGCCACAAGGACCAGTCCAAGCCGGATGTGCCGGACATGACCAAGGTAGCCACGGATGACCTGCTGCTGTATCTGGAAACCACCAGCCAGTGGGCCCAGCGCGCAGCGACGGAACAGTTGATCCAGCGTGGAGCGAAGGATCTCGCTCCGACTCTGCTGACACTGGCCACAGATGAGAACAAGGATGCCGCCACGCATGTGAATGCCCTCTGGGTTTGCGAGGGCCTGGGCATCTACGACGAAGCCACGATGGTGAAGTTGCTGGCGTCGCAGGATCGAAATGAGCGCCGCGAGTCGGCTCGCGCCCTGGCTTCCTTCAATTTGAGTGGCGAGGTGCTCGCCAAACTCTTCACCCCCTTGCGCGATGAAAAGGACAGCGATGTGCGCAGTGCCATCATCCAGACACTGGCGACAGTGAAGGAATCCAGCCCCGTGCTGGTGGAAGCGCTCGTGCATTTCTTCGCCCCTTCCCTGCTGGCAGGCAGCGACAAGATGCAGGCCTATGAGCGGGAGTTTGAGCGGTATCTGGCGCGTGCTGCGTTGGAAAATCACGGAGCGGCACTGGCTAGTTTCCTGCGCAGCAAAGCGGCACGCGCTCTCCCGGTTGAGAACCGGATTTCTGCCTGCCTCGCTCTACCGAAGGGCGAGCCTCCCTATGCCCTCATTGAGGCGCTCCGCGATGCCAGTCGCGCACTCAGCGACGAAGAGGTGGTTGCCCTGCTGACTCCGCCAGTGCCCCTCAAGTCGGGCGATGTGAGCAGTGGTCGATACCTGCAGATGATTCCCAGCGGGTGGTTGGATGAGGCCGCCGGGTTCATCAACCGTCCCGAGAACAGGCTCCGTGTACTGGAGGCTGCCGTGCGCCAGCGTGACCGTCTGGATGGCGGCTACACCACCGTGATGCTGAACAACATCGATCTGGATGAAGCCTTGCACGACCGCGCCAGCAAACAGTACAACCCGCTTACGGTATCTCTGACAGCGGCGTTTCCTGTAAAGGGGTTGGAGCATGCCGTGGCTGACATCGCACTGGCATCGAACACGCCGCAGGATGTTCGACTTCTTGCCATCGATACCCTTCCCAAGCTCTCTGCAAAGGAGACGGTGAGACTGGAACCGCTCGCCACGGACGAAAGCACCCCTCCGGGACTTCGCGGTGCGGCGATTGCTGCGCTGGCTTCCGGTAAACCTGAGGTTGCGTCTACGCAGTTCGGGAGCATCTGGCCCAAGCTGAATCCTCTGGAACGCAACACGCTGGCTACGAAGCTCGCCTCTTCCAAGGCCAGTGGGAAAGTGCTGCTGGGTGCTGTCACCACAGGCACCCTGAAGGATGCGGATCTCGATGCCTCACTGCTGGAGCGTCTGCATTCTCTCTTTCCGGAAGACCCTGCCATGAAGTCACTCTGGGATCGCGTGGCGAAGAAGTTCGTCCGCGTGCTGAAGATGAACGGCAACAAAGATGGCTATGTGGACAGCAATATCACGCTGCGAGGCCCCTTCACCGTGGAGTCCTGGGTGCGCTTGGATGACGGCATCGACAACGGTGATGGCCTGATCTCCAACGGTAAGACTTTTGGTCCGAATTTCTTCGCCAAGAAATTCCGCGTGTATGTGGGTGGTGACCTCCATGATGTGGCTGTTGCCACGAAGGACATGGTGCCTGGCGCGTGGACGCATGTGGCATTCACTCGCGATGACAAGGGGGTGTTCCGCATCTACCTGAACGGCGAGTTGGACGCGACCGGCAACAAGACCACGACGGCCAGCTTTGAGGGCTGTGACATCGGACGCAGTCCGGTTGGGAACAAAGGCACAGCGGGCGAATTCGCCGAGTATCGCGTGTGGAATGTCTGCCGCACGCCGGAGGAGATTCGCTCAAGCTTTGACCGCACCTTCGCCGGTGAAGCGAAGCCCGAGCATCTCATGGTGTATCATTCGCCGATGTCCGATTGGCAGGGCATTACCAAGCAGGCGACAGTTGTGCCCCTCTTGAACGGTCCGCATCTTCTCAGTGCCACCGAGGCAAAGGCCCAGGCGGAGAAACTGGCAAAGTACAAGGTCATCGCCGCGAAGTCCGGGGATGCCAAAGCTGGCCAGATCACCTTCACCAGCATTTGCATGAGTTGCCATACGGTGGCGGGGAAAGGTGCAAACCTTGCGCCGGCCCTGGATGGCTCCGCACATCGTGATCTCGATGGCCTGCTGCGCGCCCTGCTCACGCCGAATGCCGCCGTGGAGGGTGGCTACCGCGCCTTCCGCGTGGAAACAAAGGATGGCCGCCTCGTGGAAGGTTTCCTCGCCTCACGCGACAAGGATGGTCTCACCCTGCGCATGATGGGCGGCATAGATCAGCGCATCAACATGGCCGACGTGGCCAAGGCGGACTTCACCGAGCGCTCGCTGATGATCGAAGGCCTGATGGATGCGCTCAGCGAGCAGCAAATCGCGGATCTCTTCAGCTACATCCGCACGCTGAAGTAA